A genomic stretch from Bosea sp. F3-2 includes:
- the fahA gene encoding fumarylacetoacetase — MSVSLVAEHSAETDAAPAEHLDETHAAALVSWVPSARGHAEFPIQNLPFGVFSPHGQAPRGGVAIGDVILDLAALAASGLAGDELAEVTAAAAAPRLNGFLALGSDARRRLRARLSALLREGAPERASVERMLHRAGDCRMGLPAQIGDYTDFYAGIQHAINIGTLLRPDNPLLPNYKHVPIGYHGRASSIVPTGSAVRRPNGQRKRPDESAPSFGPCRNLDYELELGVWIGPGNALGTPIGIDEAQEHVAGLCLLNDWSARDVQAWEYQPLGPFLAKDFATTISPWIVTAEALAPFRVAQAPRPEGDPAPLPYLQTSRPDRPAAYDITLDVLLQSEAMREQGLAPHRLSRGTTRDLYWTVAQLIAHHSCNGCNLQPGDLFGTGTISGRAPDSFGSLMEISRGGREPLTLPSGETRTYLADGDEIIMRASASREGFTTIGFGECRGRILPALS, encoded by the coding sequence ATGTCCGTCAGCCTCGTCGCCGAACATTCCGCAGAAACCGACGCAGCGCCGGCTGAGCATCTCGACGAGACCCATGCAGCGGCGCTGGTCAGTTGGGTGCCCTCGGCCCGCGGCCATGCCGAATTCCCGATCCAGAACCTGCCCTTCGGCGTGTTCTCCCCGCACGGCCAGGCGCCGCGTGGCGGGGTCGCGATCGGCGACGTGATTCTCGACCTCGCAGCGCTTGCCGCATCCGGGCTCGCCGGTGATGAGCTTGCCGAGGTGACCGCCGCAGCCGCGGCCCCGCGCCTGAATGGGTTCCTGGCGCTCGGCTCCGACGCGCGACGCAGGCTGCGCGCCCGCCTCTCCGCCCTGCTGCGCGAGGGCGCCCCCGAACGCGCGTCGGTGGAGCGCATGCTGCATCGCGCCGGCGACTGCCGCATGGGCCTGCCGGCCCAGATCGGCGACTACACGGATTTCTATGCCGGCATCCAGCACGCCATCAACATCGGCACGCTGCTGCGGCCGGACAATCCGCTGCTGCCGAACTACAAGCACGTTCCGATCGGCTATCACGGCCGCGCCTCCTCGATCGTGCCCACCGGCAGCGCGGTGCGGCGCCCGAACGGCCAGCGCAAGCGCCCGGACGAGAGCGCCCCGAGCTTCGGCCCCTGCCGCAATCTCGACTATGAGCTCGAGCTCGGCGTCTGGATCGGCCCTGGCAATGCGCTCGGCACGCCGATCGGTATCGACGAGGCGCAGGAGCATGTCGCTGGCCTGTGCCTGTTGAACGACTGGTCCGCTCGCGACGTCCAGGCCTGGGAGTACCAGCCGCTCGGCCCCTTCCTCGCCAAGGATTTCGCCACGACGATCTCGCCCTGGATCGTCACCGCTGAGGCGCTCGCACCCTTCCGGGTGGCGCAGGCGCCGCGCCCGGAGGGCGATCCGGCGCCCCTGCCTTATCTGCAGACGAGCCGGCCCGACCGGCCCGCCGCCTATGACATCACGCTCGACGTGCTGCTGCAGAGCGAAGCGATGCGTGAGCAGGGCCTTGCGCCGCACCGGCTGTCACGCGGCACGACGCGCGATCTCTACTGGACGGTTGCGCAGCTCATCGCACATCACAGCTGCAATGGCTGCAACCTGCAGCCTGGCGACCTGTTCGGCACGGGCACGATCTCGGGCCGCGCGCCCGACAGCTTTGGCAGCCTGATGGAGATTTCGCGCGGCGGGCGCGAACCGCTGACCCTGCCGAGCGGCGAGACCCGCACCTACCTCGCCGATGGCGACGAGATCATCATGCGCGCCAGCGCCAGCCGCGAAGGTTTTACCACGATCGGTTTTGGCGAATGCCGGGGGAGGATCCTGCCGGCGCTTTCCTGA
- a CDS encoding slipin family protein, whose amino-acid sequence MMTTMVGYVAYLIIALLGAFFLSAAIRILREYERGVVFTLGRFTGVMGPGLIILVPFIQQMVRVDLRVVVQDVPPQDVISRDNVSVKVNAVLYFRIVDAERAIIQVEDFMTATNQLAQTTLRSVLGKHELDEMLAERDRLNSDIQEILDQRTDAWGIKVSNVEIKHVDLNESMVRAIAKQAEAERLRRAKVINADGEQQAAAKLVEAGRMLAAEPQAMQLRYFEALHDIAGERSSTVVFPLPVDLLRMFLKQPGGDGGGTSG is encoded by the coding sequence ATGATGACGACGATGGTCGGTTATGTGGCCTATCTGATCATTGCGCTGCTGGGGGCCTTCTTCCTGTCAGCGGCGATCCGCATCCTGAGGGAATATGAGCGCGGCGTGGTCTTCACGCTCGGCCGCTTTACCGGGGTCATGGGGCCGGGGCTCATTATCCTCGTTCCCTTCATCCAGCAGATGGTGCGCGTGGACCTGCGCGTCGTGGTGCAGGACGTGCCCCCGCAGGACGTCATCTCGCGTGACAACGTCTCGGTGAAGGTCAACGCAGTGCTCTATTTCCGCATCGTCGACGCTGAGCGCGCGATCATCCAGGTCGAGGATTTCATGACCGCCACCAACCAGCTGGCGCAGACCACGCTGCGCTCGGTGCTCGGCAAGCACGAGCTCGACGAGATGCTGGCCGAGCGCGACAGGCTCAACAGCGACATCCAGGAGATCCTCGACCAGCGCACCGATGCCTGGGGCATCAAGGTCTCCAATGTCGAGATCAAGCATGTCGACCTCAACGAAAGCATGGTCCGCGCCATCGCCAAGCAGGCCGAGGCGGAGCGGCTGCGGCGCGCCAAGGTGATCAACGCCGATGGTGAGCAGCAGGCCGCGGCAAAGCTGGTCGAGGCTGGCCGCATGTTGGCGGCCGAGCCGCAAGCGATGCAGCTGCGCTATTTCGAGGCGCTGCACGACATCGCCGGCGAGCGCTCCTCGACAGTGGTGTTCCCTCTGCCGGTGGATTTGCTGAGGATGTTCCTGAAGCAGCCGGGCGGTGATGGCGGGGGCACGAGCGGCTGA
- a CDS encoding nodulation protein NfeD yields MKLARVALFAAAVTVAAILSPFSPAGTAEKRGALSIAINGAIGPASARQLKEALSVAAERKAEVLILRLNTPGGLVTSMREMIADILASPVPVIGYVAPAGGHAASAGTYILYAAHVAAMAPGTNLGAATPVQIGGLPSLPGGEKDTGPGGNGKDASGRPPGDAMAAKVTNDAVALIRSLAEMRGRNGDWGEKAVREAASLSASAALEQHVIDFVARDTTELLQLADGRTVEVAGKKEVLATKGLAVETLEPGWFIQLLSVITNPNVAIILMMVGIYGIVFEFMSPGAVAPGVVGVTCLVLGLYALDLLPINYTGLALMLLGVAFLIMEAFNPTVVLGLSGAAAFLLGATMLLQVEGPGFAISWAVIGPAAALTLGLALLAGTYLWAARRNPPRVGGEAMRGLAVDILDWDGGEGHVLALGERWRAKADEPIAPGDSAEVTSVRDLVLTVRRRDATNDGAR; encoded by the coding sequence GTGAAACTCGCGCGGGTGGCCCTTTTCGCAGCGGCCGTCACGGTCGCGGCGATCCTTTCTCCCTTCTCCCCGGCCGGGACGGCGGAGAAGCGGGGCGCCTTGAGCATAGCGATCAACGGCGCCATCGGTCCGGCGAGCGCGCGTCAACTCAAGGAGGCGCTGAGCGTCGCGGCCGAGCGGAAGGCCGAGGTTCTCATCCTGCGGTTGAATACGCCCGGCGGCCTGGTCACCTCGATGCGCGAGATGATCGCCGACATACTGGCCTCTCCGGTTCCGGTCATCGGCTATGTCGCGCCGGCGGGCGGCCATGCGGCGAGCGCCGGGACCTACATCCTCTACGCCGCCCATGTCGCGGCGATGGCGCCCGGCACCAACCTCGGGGCGGCCACCCCGGTGCAGATCGGTGGGCTGCCCTCGCTCCCCGGCGGCGAGAAGGATACCGGCCCGGGCGGCAATGGGAAGGACGCCAGCGGGCGGCCGCCCGGCGACGCCATGGCGGCCAAGGTGACCAATGACGCGGTCGCGCTGATCCGCTCGCTCGCCGAAATGCGCGGTCGCAACGGCGACTGGGGCGAGAAGGCCGTGCGCGAGGCGGCGAGCCTGTCGGCTAGCGCGGCGCTTGAGCAACATGTCATCGACTTCGTCGCCCGCGACACGACCGAGCTCCTGCAGCTGGCCGATGGCCGCACCGTCGAGGTGGCCGGCAAGAAGGAAGTGCTGGCTACGAAGGGCCTGGCTGTCGAGACGCTGGAGCCCGGCTGGTTCATCCAGCTTCTTTCCGTCATCACCAATCCGAACGTCGCCATCATCCTGATGATGGTCGGCATCTATGGCATCGTCTTCGAGTTCATGAGCCCCGGCGCGGTGGCGCCGGGCGTGGTCGGTGTCACCTGCCTCGTGCTCGGCCTCTACGCGCTCGATCTGCTGCCGATCAATTATACCGGGCTCGCCCTGATGCTGCTCGGCGTTGCCTTCCTCATCATGGAGGCCTTCAATCCGACGGTCGTGCTGGGCCTCAGTGGCGCAGCCGCCTTCCTGCTCGGCGCCACCATGTTGCTCCAGGTCGAGGGGCCGGGCTTCGCCATATCCTGGGCGGTCATCGGCCCCGCCGCCGCGCTCACGCTGGGGCTCGCGCTGCTTGCAGGCACCTATCTCTGGGCGGCGCGTCGCAATCCGCCGCGCGTCGGCGGCGAGGCCATGCGCGGTCTTGCCGTGGACATCCTCGACTGGGACGGCGGCGAGGGCCATGTGCTGGCGCTCGGTGAACGCTGGCGGGCGAAGGCCGACGAGCCAATCGCGCCGGGGGACAGCGCCGAGGTGACCTCCGTCCGCGATCTCGTGCTGACAGTGCGGCGGCGCGATGCGACGAACGACGGAGCAAGATGA
- a CDS encoding aspartate/glutamate racemase family protein, whose product MRILVINPNTMPEMTALVARVIEPYLPPNTTMVPVTGRFGAHYIASRSASVVAAHAALEAFAEHGHGCDGVYLACFGDPGLLALKEMARVPVIGMAEASSRLAAQKAERFAIVTGGERWGPMLREFVGSIGLGGCLAAVETVAPTGADIARDPDGSIAMLAEACRLVAHRDGAGAVILGGAGLAGLAARVQPHVDIPVICSAEAGIRMLLAALDRPLLKPASGDLALPAPVASTGLSDGLTRLLAQP is encoded by the coding sequence TTGCGCATTCTCGTCATCAATCCCAACACCATGCCGGAAATGACGGCCCTGGTCGCGCGGGTGATCGAGCCCTATCTGCCGCCGAACACGACCATGGTGCCGGTGACCGGACGCTTCGGCGCGCATTACATCGCCAGTCGCAGCGCCAGCGTCGTGGCTGCCCATGCCGCGCTGGAGGCCTTCGCCGAGCACGGCCACGGCTGCGACGGTGTCTATCTCGCCTGCTTCGGTGATCCCGGCCTGCTCGCGCTCAAGGAGATGGCGCGCGTTCCCGTCATCGGCATGGCCGAGGCCAGCAGCCGTCTCGCGGCCCAGAAGGCCGAGCGCTTCGCCATCGTCACCGGCGGCGAGCGCTGGGGGCCGATGCTGCGGGAATTCGTCGGCTCGATCGGCCTCGGCGGGTGCCTCGCCGCCGTCGAGACGGTCGCGCCCACCGGCGCCGATATCGCCCGCGACCCGGACGGCTCCATCGCCATGCTGGCCGAGGCCTGCCGCCTCGTGGCGCACCGTGACGGCGCCGGCGCGGTCATCCTCGGCGGCGCCGGCCTCGCCGGGCTCGCTGCCCGCGTGCAGCCGCATGTCGACATTCCGGTGATCTGCTCGGCCGAAGCCGGCATCAGGATGCTGCTAGCCGCGCTTGACCGGCCTTTGCTGAAGCCAGCAAGCGGTGACCTCGCCCTGCCTGCGCCTGTCGCCAGCACCGGCCTGTCGGACGGCCTGACCCGACTGCTGGCGCAGCCCTGA
- a CDS encoding LacI family DNA-binding transcriptional regulator, which produces MTADGPPESSRTRSPSPAGVAGRSRVTLQSIADHLSVSTATVSLALRGSPLVAEATRERVREIARAMGYSYNRSAASLRTDRTNIIGVVFHDITNPYFAELLAAIEETAGRHGRSILLGTYAEDIEKQARVLGSLAEYRPDGMILCSAGGSTAESLAPLTDSGVPIVQLSREIAGVDLDFVGSDDRHGTTLAMEHLIGLGHRRIAFLCANESISTGRNRYAGYREALARAGLPLDPALVHFDFGTRETGHKGILKVLDAAEPPTAAVCMNDLAAFGAMLGLRHRGLEAGRDFSIVGCDDVKEAAQWFPALTTVHNFQNEMGAKSAEFLLNRIADPSAPTQRLLLTPALIVRGTTCPPR; this is translated from the coding sequence ATGACTGCCGACGGCCCGCCCGAGTCCAGCCGGACCAGAAGCCCCAGCCCGGCGGGCGTAGCCGGCCGCAGCCGCGTCACCCTGCAGAGCATCGCCGATCATCTCTCCGTCTCGACCGCGACGGTGTCGCTGGCCTTGCGCGGCTCGCCGCTCGTCGCCGAGGCGACGCGCGAGCGTGTCCGCGAGATCGCCCGCGCCATGGGCTACAGCTACAACCGCAGCGCCGCCTCGCTGCGCACCGACCGCACCAACATCATCGGCGTCGTCTTTCACGACATCACCAATCCCTATTTCGCCGAGCTGCTGGCCGCGATCGAGGAAACGGCGGGCCGCCACGGCCGCTCGATCCTGCTCGGCACCTATGCGGAGGACATCGAGAAACAGGCACGCGTGCTCGGCAGCCTCGCCGAATACCGGCCCGACGGCATGATCCTCTGCTCGGCCGGCGGCAGCACGGCCGAGAGCCTGGCCCCGCTGACCGATTCCGGTGTTCCGATCGTGCAGCTTTCGCGCGAGATCGCCGGCGTCGATCTCGACTTCGTCGGCTCGGACGACCGCCACGGCACGACGCTGGCGATGGAACACCTCATCGGCCTCGGCCACCGCCGCATCGCCTTCCTTTGCGCCAATGAGAGCATCTCGACCGGCCGCAACCGCTATGCCGGCTATCGCGAAGCGCTCGCCCGCGCCGGCCTGCCGCTCGATCCAGCTCTGGTGCATTTCGACTTCGGCACCCGCGAGACCGGTCACAAAGGCATTCTGAAGGTGCTCGACGCCGCCGAGCCGCCAACCGCGGCCGTCTGCATGAACGACCTCGCCGCCTTCGGCGCCATGCTCGGCCTGCGCCATCGTGGGCTGGAGGCGGGCCGCGACTTCTCGATCGTCGGCTGCGACGACGTCAAGGAGGCGGCACAGTGGTTCCCGGCACTCACCACAGTCCATAATTTTCAGAACGAGATGGGCGCCAAATCGGCCGAGTTCCTGCTCAACCGCATCGCCGACCCATCCGCACCGACACAGCGCCTGCTGCTGACGCCTGCGCTCATCGTCCGCGGCACGACCTGCCCGCCGCGCTGA
- a CDS encoding disulfide bond formation protein B, whose protein sequence is MTASPAIASHGPNRLLTPPRLIALIGLASLALIGGAWFFELVIHLRPCKLCLEQRVPHYAAIGLALAGLVLARSPLLQWLVLLGLAGLMAWSTGLGIYHAGVEWGWFVGPNDCGGAGSAAAGMQDFMKQLQTTRIVACSEAAWRFLGLSLAGWNALASAGLFLLAIFGLPRR, encoded by the coding sequence ATGACCGCATCTCCAGCCATCGCATCCCACGGTCCCAACCGGCTGCTCACGCCGCCGCGGCTGATTGCGCTGATCGGGCTTGCGAGCCTGGCGCTGATCGGGGGCGCCTGGTTCTTCGAGCTGGTCATCCACCTGCGGCCCTGCAAGCTCTGTCTCGAACAACGCGTGCCGCATTATGCCGCCATCGGCCTGGCGCTTGCCGGGCTGGTGCTGGCGCGTTCGCCGCTATTGCAGTGGCTCGTTCTGCTTGGGTTGGCTGGCTTGATGGCCTGGAGCACGGGGCTCGGCATCTATCACGCGGGCGTCGAATGGGGCTGGTTCGTCGGGCCGAATGATTGCGGCGGCGCCGGGTCGGCGGCGGCCGGCATGCAGGATTTCATGAAGCAGCTGCAGACGACCCGGATCGTCGCCTGCTCGGAGGCGGCTTGGCGTTTCCTCGGCCTGTCGCTTGCGGGCTGGAACGCGCTTGCCTCGGCCGGGCTGTTCCTGCTCGCCATCTTCGGGCTGCCAAGGCGGTAA
- a CDS encoding branched-chain amino acid ABC transporter permease: MDLQLALIFLQQGIASGLVSGSVYALLALAIVIIFKTSEVPNFAQGEVFMAAGYIALYLFVFQQMPIWVVLPATLVAAFLAMALFRRIVLDQVAKSAKDLVYLVIATLGLSYVLKGLVRRTGFGDTPRSFPALVPTDSVMIGQASVTVLDLTILGTALAVMAAFFWMFNYTKIGRAMRAVGMNPKAAQLVGVDLGRCHMLIWGLSGVISAIAALLISPKILMTADMGSIVMLAFAAAIVGGFSSLPGAVVGGFVIGIVENLVGLFISSRAIVLAPFLAILLVLVIRPQGLFGGKLTIKKV, translated from the coding sequence ATGGACCTGCAACTCGCTCTGATCTTCCTGCAGCAAGGCATCGCTTCCGGGCTGGTCTCGGGAAGCGTCTACGCCCTGCTGGCGCTCGCCATCGTCATCATCTTCAAGACCTCCGAGGTGCCGAACTTCGCCCAGGGCGAGGTCTTCATGGCGGCGGGCTACATCGCCCTCTACCTCTTCGTCTTCCAGCAGATGCCGATCTGGGTGGTGCTGCCGGCGACGCTGGTCGCGGCCTTCCTCGCCATGGCCCTGTTCCGCCGCATCGTGCTGGACCAGGTCGCGAAGTCGGCGAAGGATCTGGTCTACCTCGTCATCGCGACCCTCGGCCTCTCCTATGTGCTGAAGGGGCTCGTCCGCCGCACCGGCTTCGGCGACACGCCGCGTTCCTTCCCGGCGCTGGTGCCGACCGACTCGGTCATGATCGGCCAGGCCTCGGTCACGGTGCTCGACCTGACCATCCTCGGCACGGCGCTCGCCGTGATGGCGGCGTTCTTCTGGATGTTCAACTACACCAAGATCGGCCGGGCGATGCGCGCCGTCGGCATGAACCCCAAGGCCGCCCAGCTCGTCGGCGTCGATCTCGGCCGCTGCCACATGCTGATCTGGGGGCTTTCCGGCGTGATCTCGGCGATCGCCGCCCTGCTGATTTCGCCAAAAATCCTGATGACGGCCGATATGGGCTCGATCGTGATGCTCGCCTTCGCAGCGGCGATCGTCGGCGGTTTCTCCAGCCTGCCCGGCGCGGTGGTCGGCGGTTTCGTCATCGGCATCGTCGAGAACCTCGTCGGCCTCTTCATCTCCTCGCGCGCCATCGTGCTCGCGCCGTTCCTCGCCATCCTGCTCGTGCTTGTGATCCGGCCGCAGGGCCTGTTCGGCGGCAAGCTGACGATCAAGAAGGTCTGA
- a CDS encoding NAD(P)-dependent oxidoreductase translates to MSPKSGFHFSIRCSSRRVGPFSSRSVSSQPYQRENLKMTATKESVGFIGVGLMGQGMARNLVDKGFPLTVMGHRNRKPVEELVAAGAVEAKTPKELAARSTIIFLCVTGSAQVEAVTKGENGIIAGAKPGTVIVDCSTSDPTVTMRLAAELEAKGLHLADAPLGGTPAQAAQGQLSAMVGAAPEVFARVKPAIEAWAQKVVHLGPVGDGHKMKLINNFLSLGYAAIYAEALTLGQKIGITPQTFDSVLRGSRMDCGFYQTFMKYVLERDRDAHKFTLSNALKDVRYLESVANDAGIANPIGNAVKNSYAAAVASGHGEDYVPMLSDWIAGLNGVSLAGKG, encoded by the coding sequence ATGTCTCCGAAAAGTGGGTTCCACTTTTCGATCCGATGCTCTAGCCGGCGAGTCGGGCCGTTTTCTTCACGTTCCGTTTCATCTCAACCATATCAGCGGGAGAATTTGAAGATGACTGCAACCAAAGAGTCAGTGGGCTTCATCGGTGTCGGGCTGATGGGGCAGGGCATGGCCCGCAATCTCGTCGACAAGGGCTTTCCGCTCACCGTGATGGGGCACCGCAACCGCAAGCCGGTCGAGGAGCTGGTCGCGGCTGGCGCAGTGGAGGCGAAGACGCCGAAGGAGCTCGCGGCCCGTTCGACCATCATCTTCCTGTGCGTCACCGGTTCGGCCCAGGTCGAGGCGGTGACGAAGGGCGAGAACGGCATCATCGCGGGCGCGAAGCCCGGCACCGTGATTGTCGACTGCTCGACCTCAGACCCGACTGTGACGATGCGGCTCGCCGCTGAGCTGGAGGCGAAGGGGCTGCATCTGGCCGATGCGCCGCTCGGCGGCACCCCGGCCCAGGCGGCGCAGGGGCAGCTTTCGGCCATGGTCGGCGCCGCGCCGGAGGTCTTCGCCAGGGTCAAGCCAGCCATCGAAGCCTGGGCGCAGAAGGTCGTGCATCTCGGGCCGGTCGGCGACGGGCACAAGATGAAGCTGATCAACAACTTCCTGTCGCTGGGCTATGCCGCGATCTATGCGGAGGCGCTGACGCTCGGCCAGAAGATCGGCATCACGCCGCAGACCTTCGACAGCGTGCTGCGCGGCAGCCGCATGGATTGCGGCTTCTACCAGACCTTCATGAAATACGTGCTGGAGCGCGACCGCGACGCCCACAAGTTCACGCTCAGCAATGCGCTGAAGGACGTGCGCTATCTCGAGAGCGTCGCCAATGATGCCGGCATCGCCAACCCGATCGGCAATGCCGTCAAGAACAGCTATGCGGCGGCGGTGGCGAGCGGCCACGGTGAGGACTACGTGCCGATGCTCTCCGACTGGATCGCCGGGCTCAACGGCGTTTCGCTCGCCGGCAAGGGCTGA
- a CDS encoding ABC transporter substrate-binding protein, protein MKAKTIGASLSVVAGLLMSMAAGAQEPGITEKSIKIGIFGPLSGPNMAYGFDVVNAAKMYYDKINKEGGIHGRKIEYVVEDDRCNANDLVAAVKKLVEQEQVFMLNGGSCSAAVVAAKDYVVRNKVPYLMLNASGDGALYPPTDYIFGAFSISQYAVGGAMVEFAAKSLNAKTIGYINHDDAYGAWNLEGSQADAATNGVKLAVESVSPSINDVTAPFLKLRAANPDVLLIVTYARPAALLVKKAAELGYNKPIILSVTGTASLSQLVENVGKPALKNFYIQEVMVDSPGGEKLKPIYDMYKAAYPDLAAKPDHPQTYMPYGIPSAMSLVKALQDAGPNPTREKVLEALKKQDFDSGVMAGRMKFGPEERAANKSTIFIKYDGTTMTPQPGVFTSRWTYKAK, encoded by the coding sequence ATGAAGGCGAAGACGATTGGTGCCAGCCTGTCCGTTGTGGCCGGCTTGCTGATGAGCATGGCGGCCGGGGCCCAGGAGCCCGGCATTACCGAGAAATCGATCAAGATCGGCATCTTCGGCCCGCTCTCGGGTCCGAACATGGCCTATGGCTTCGACGTCGTGAACGCCGCCAAGATGTATTACGACAAGATCAACAAGGAAGGCGGCATCCACGGCCGCAAGATCGAGTACGTCGTCGAGGACGACCGCTGCAACGCCAATGATCTCGTCGCCGCCGTCAAGAAGCTCGTCGAGCAGGAGCAGGTCTTCATGCTCAATGGCGGCTCCTGCTCGGCCGCGGTCGTCGCCGCCAAGGACTATGTCGTGCGCAACAAGGTGCCCTATCTGATGCTGAACGCATCGGGCGACGGCGCGCTCTACCCGCCGACCGACTACATCTTCGGCGCCTTCTCGATCTCGCAATACGCCGTCGGCGGCGCGATGGTGGAGTTCGCGGCCAAGAGCTTGAACGCCAAGACCATCGGTTACATCAACCATGACGACGCCTATGGCGCCTGGAACCTGGAAGGCTCGCAGGCCGACGCCGCGACGAACGGGGTCAAGCTCGCCGTCGAGTCGGTGAGCCCGAGCATCAACGACGTCACCGCGCCCTTCCTGAAGCTGCGCGCCGCCAATCCCGACGTGCTGCTGATCGTGACCTATGCCCGCCCGGCGGCGCTGCTGGTCAAGAAGGCGGCCGAGCTCGGCTACAACAAGCCGATCATCCTCTCGGTGACCGGCACGGCGAGCCTGTCGCAGCTGGTCGAGAATGTCGGCAAGCCGGCGCTGAAGAACTTCTACATCCAGGAGGTGATGGTCGACTCGCCCGGCGGCGAGAAGCTGAAGCCGATCTACGACATGTACAAGGCCGCCTATCCGGACCTCGCCGCCAAGCCCGACCATCCGCAGACCTACATGCCCTACGGCATCCCCTCCGCGATGTCGCTGGTCAAGGCGCTGCAGGATGCCGGCCCGAACCCGACTCGCGAAAAGGTGCTCGAAGCGCTGAAGAAGCAGGATTTCGACTCCGGCGTCATGGCCGGGCGGATGAAGTTCGGTCCCGAGGAACGGGCGGCCAACAAGTCGACGATCTTCATCAAATATGACGGCACGACGATGACCCCGCAGCCCGGCGTCTTCACCAGCCGCTGGACCTACAAGGCGAAGTAA
- a CDS encoding YqaA family protein has protein sequence MLKRLYEWTMSLAARPRAELWLAIVAFVESSFFLIPADVLFVPMALARPPRAYRLAFVATLFSVLGGIAGYALGYFAFEALAKPVLEFYGKLGAFESLRACAGPDTTLILLTTSGLAHLPPIKVVTILAGAVHIGLAFFVISCVLARGARFFALAFLLRRYGNAIRHFIERRLKVIAVVGAAALILLYFGLKLVAGSGQLLSC, from the coding sequence ATGCTCAAGCGCCTCTACGAATGGACCATGTCGCTCGCGGCCCGGCCGCGCGCCGAGCTCTGGCTGGCGATCGTCGCCTTCGTCGAGAGCTCGTTCTTCCTGATTCCGGCCGATGTGCTGTTCGTGCCGATGGCGCTGGCGCGGCCGCCGCGGGCCTACCGGTTGGCCTTCGTCGCGACGCTGTTCTCCGTGCTCGGCGGCATCGCCGGCTATGCGCTCGGCTATTTCGCTTTCGAGGCGCTGGCGAAGCCGGTTCTGGAATTCTACGGCAAGCTCGGTGCCTTCGAGAGCCTGCGTGCATGCGCCGGGCCGGATACGACGCTGATCCTGCTCACGACCTCCGGCCTGGCCCATCTGCCGCCGATCAAGGTGGTGACGATCCTGGCTGGCGCCGTCCATATCGGCCTCGCGTTTTTCGTCATTTCCTGCGTTCTGGCACGCGGGGCGCGCTTCTTCGCCTTGGCCTTCCTGCTGCGCCGCTATGGCAATGCGATCCGGCATTTCATCGAACGTCGCCTGAAAGTGATCGCGGTGGTCGGGGCTGCGGCGCTGATCCTGCTTTATTTCGGCCTCAAGCTCGTCGCAGGGTCGGGCCAGCTTCTTTCCTGCTGA
- a CDS encoding GntR family transcriptional regulator yields MQRHLITSAADPAPLGEDRAAVARSRSGDIYETLRNAILSGEIRPNEPLIEADLAASFGVSRTPIREALQRLAVEQLIIPRKRGWSVREITAAEASENSEVRAALEGYAARLAVERATDEEIAAVTAIHRRRLAIEPNDDAARVETNREFHGLIVAAARNVKLRDAILRSGRFYFNGSVARRTSEEEFHLSNRDHEQIVAALQARDGDAAELAMRNHILRTFHIFRKLSYPTSEAASLAPLHGASGRG; encoded by the coding sequence ATGCAGAGACATCTCATCACTTCGGCCGCTGATCCCGCCCCCCTCGGCGAGGACCGCGCTGCTGTCGCGCGCAGCCGCTCCGGCGATATCTATGAGACCCTGCGCAATGCCATCCTCTCGGGCGAAATCCGACCGAACGAACCGCTGATCGAGGCGGATCTGGCGGCCAGCTTCGGCGTCAGCCGCACGCCGATCCGCGAAGCGCTCCAGCGGTTGGCGGTCGAACAACTCATCATCCCGCGCAAGCGCGGCTGGTCGGTGCGCGAGATCACCGCGGCCGAAGCCAGCGAGAACTCGGAGGTGCGCGCTGCGCTCGAAGGCTATGCCGCGCGGCTCGCCGTCGAGAGGGCGACCGACGAGGAGATCGCGGCCGTGACCGCGATCCATCGCAGGCGGCTCGCGATCGAGCCGAACGACGATGCGGCGCGCGTCGAGACGAACCGCGAGTTCCACGGCCTCATCGTCGCCGCCGCCAGGAACGTGAAGTTGCGCGACGCCATCCTCCGCTCGGGGCGCTTCTACTTCAACGGCTCGGTCGCTCGCCGCACCAGCGAGGAGGAGTTTCACCTCAGCAATCGCGACCACGAGCAGATCGTCGCGGCGCTGCAGGCCCGCGACGGCGATGCGGCCGAGCTCGCCATGCGCAACCACATCCTGCGCACATTCCACATCTTCCGCAAACTCTCCTACCCGACGAGCGAGGCCGCCTCGCTCGCGCCGCTGCACGGCGCTTCCGGACGCGGCTGA